A genomic window from Synechococcus sp. CBW1107 includes:
- a CDS encoding GDSL-type esterase/lipase family protein: MALTATPRKLIVLGDSGVYGWGDPDGGGWCERLRRHWMGLPDGPVLYNLGVRGDGLERLAARLHGEVSSRGELRRQAPQGIVISVGLNDTARVGRPDGRHQLAPEAFLFGLQQLLREAVQLAPVLVTGLTPVDEAEMPFAGCLWYQLATVHQYERLLEEACLEADVPFLPLLEPLLGDPHWSRLLSADGLHLNAEGHDRVYEQVRRWPALLAWAGLETRLERTPAH, encoded by the coding sequence ATGGCCCTGACCGCGACACCGCGCAAGCTGATCGTCCTCGGGGACAGCGGTGTCTATGGCTGGGGCGATCCTGACGGCGGCGGCTGGTGCGAGCGGCTGCGGCGCCACTGGATGGGTCTGCCCGATGGGCCCGTGCTCTACAACCTCGGGGTGCGTGGTGATGGCCTGGAGCGGCTGGCGGCGCGGCTGCATGGGGAGGTGAGCTCCCGGGGGGAGCTGCGCCGTCAGGCACCCCAGGGGATCGTGATCAGCGTGGGTCTCAACGACACCGCCCGGGTCGGGCGGCCCGACGGCCGCCACCAGCTGGCTCCGGAGGCCTTCCTGTTCGGGTTGCAGCAGCTGTTGCGGGAGGCGGTGCAGCTGGCGCCGGTGCTGGTGACCGGCCTCACGCCCGTGGACGAGGCGGAGATGCCCTTCGCGGGCTGCCTCTGGTATCAGCTGGCCACCGTGCACCAGTACGAGCGTCTGCTGGAGGAGGCCTGCCTGGAGGCTGATGTGCCCTTTCTTCCCCTCCTGGAGCCCCTGCTCGGGGATCCCCACTGGAGCCGGCTGCTCAGTGCCGACGGCCTGCATCTCAATGCCGAGGGCCACGACCGGGTCTACGAGCAGGTGCGCCGGTGGCCGGCCCTGCTGGCCTGGGCGGGGCTGGAGACGCGACTGGAGCGCACGCCGGCGCACTGA
- a CDS encoding ABC transporter permease has protein sequence MTVASTPGRGPLHLPPPLLPLLPALVWLPVLLVLPSLSHGGGWDLIGQFAGAAFTPSLDPLVLGSAFSGLGVTAGIALLGWALSLVLGVLGGVLSSRTVWRTASGSALPAEWIRRLLAVPRAVHELLWGLLLLQLLGLQPVVAVLAITIPYAALVARVVSDLLDALPTRGLDALRLAGAPAGPALLTALGPALQPGVISYGGYRLECALRSATLLGVFGLGGLGTDLRLTLQSLQFHELWSGLWMLLLVMLALEAMLRVLRQRWAMPARFGLTRRSVGRGGREVALGLLLLLPLLVLVAVALGVNPLQLGQLQPLPPWTADWPAVAALPWPSLIGSTIGLTLLAAALAVGSAPLLLLLMAPWPWGRALMQAVWALGRLWPPPLTALLLLFVLQPGVLTAALALAFHNLGILGRLLLEAEDSAPVLVEEALTVAGTGPRLALLYGRFSALARSYLAYGAYRADVILRETVVVGLVGAAGLGSLLLEALSSFAIDQLIALVAVYVLLTLMGEDLSDRLRRRLLAA, from the coding sequence ATGACGGTCGCCTCCACCCCGGGCCGGGGGCCGCTGCATCTGCCCCCGCCGCTGCTGCCCCTGCTGCCGGCCCTGGTCTGGCTGCCGGTGCTGCTGGTGCTCCCTTCGCTCAGCCACGGCGGGGGCTGGGACCTGATCGGTCAGTTCGCCGGGGCGGCCTTCACCCCGTCGCTGGATCCGCTGGTGCTGGGCTCGGCCTTCTCCGGCCTGGGGGTCACCGCGGGGATCGCCCTGCTCGGCTGGGCCCTGAGTCTGGTGCTGGGGGTGCTGGGAGGGGTGCTGAGCTCCCGCACGGTGTGGCGCACGGCCAGCGGCAGTGCCCTGCCGGCGGAGTGGATCCGGCGGCTGCTGGCGGTGCCCCGGGCGGTGCATGAGCTGCTCTGGGGTCTGCTGCTGCTGCAGCTGCTGGGTCTGCAGCCGGTGGTGGCGGTGCTGGCGATCACGATCCCCTACGCCGCCCTGGTGGCGCGGGTGGTGAGTGATCTGCTCGACGCTCTCCCAACCCGCGGACTGGACGCGCTGCGCCTGGCGGGTGCGCCGGCGGGTCCGGCCCTGCTGACGGCGCTGGGACCGGCGCTTCAGCCGGGGGTGATCAGCTATGGCGGCTACCGGCTGGAGTGTGCCCTGCGCAGTGCCACCCTGCTGGGGGTGTTCGGCCTTGGCGGGCTGGGCACCGACCTGCGCCTGACGCTCCAGTCGCTGCAGTTCCATGAGCTCTGGAGCGGGCTGTGGATGCTGCTGCTGGTGATGCTGGCGCTGGAGGCCATGCTGCGGGTGTTGCGGCAGCGCTGGGCAATGCCGGCCCGCTTCGGGCTGACACGCCGCTCCGTGGGGCGCGGTGGCCGGGAGGTGGCGCTGGGCCTGCTGTTGCTGCTGCCGCTGCTGGTGCTGGTGGCCGTGGCCCTGGGGGTCAACCCGCTGCAGCTGGGTCAGCTCCAGCCCCTGCCTCCCTGGACGGCCGACTGGCCGGCGGTGGCGGCCTTGCCCTGGCCCTCGCTGATCGGCTCCACCATCGGCCTCACCCTGCTGGCGGCCGCCCTGGCGGTGGGAAGCGCACCGCTGCTGCTGCTGCTGATGGCGCCCTGGCCCTGGGGCCGGGCGCTGATGCAGGCGGTCTGGGCCCTGGGGCGCCTCTGGCCCCCGCCGCTCACAGCCCTGCTGCTGCTGTTCGTGCTGCAACCGGGTGTGCTCACGGCCGCCCTGGCCCTGGCCTTCCACAACCTGGGTATTCTCGGGCGCCTGCTGCTGGAAGCGGAGGACTCGGCCCCGGTCCTGGTGGAGGAGGCCCTGACCGTAGCCGGCACCGGGCCGCGGCTGGCCCTGCTCTACGGACGCTTCAGTGCCCTGGCCCGCTCCTACCTGGCCTATGGCGCCTACCGCGCCGATGTGATCCTGCGCGAAACGGTGGTGGTGGGCCTGGTGGGGGCCGCCGGGCTGGGCAGCCTGCTGCTGGAGGCCCTCAGTTCCTTCGCGATCGATCAGTTGATCGCCCTGGTGGCGGTGTATGTGCTGCTCACCCTGATGGGGGAAGATCTCAGCGACCGCCTCCGCCGGCGCCTGCTGGCGGCCTGA
- a CDS encoding ATP-binding cassette domain-containing protein, whose translation MISSPDRPLLELRAVRVPGRTAPRLDEVSLQLRPGERVALVGPSGAGKSTLLAVANGLLSPESGEVFWNGAAPARSRRKRRRQQALIGTLWQDLRLIEELTVQQNLNAARLARWGWPRALLNLVLPLETAANAAVLARVDLGAELLEQPVTALSGGQRQRLALARLLRQDPLLLLADEPLAHLDPRLARDLLSLLLEQASGRRALLLSLHRPDLLDGFDRVVALRQGRVVLDAAPSALAGPQLAALYRSQP comes from the coding sequence TTGATCAGCTCCCCCGACCGTCCCCTGCTGGAGCTGCGCGCCGTCCGGGTGCCGGGCCGCACCGCCCCCCGTCTCGACGAGGTGTCGTTGCAGCTGCGGCCCGGCGAGCGGGTGGCCCTGGTGGGCCCCAGCGGCGCGGGCAAGAGCACCCTGCTGGCTGTGGCCAATGGCCTGCTCAGCCCTGAATCCGGCGAGGTGTTCTGGAATGGCGCGGCCCCGGCGCGCTCCAGGAGAAAGCGCCGGCGGCAGCAGGCTCTGATCGGCACCCTCTGGCAGGACCTGCGCCTGATCGAGGAGCTGACGGTGCAGCAGAACCTGAATGCGGCACGGCTGGCCCGCTGGGGCTGGCCGCGGGCCCTGCTCAACCTGGTGCTGCCCCTCGAGACCGCCGCCAATGCGGCGGTTCTCGCCCGGGTCGACCTCGGCGCCGAACTGCTCGAGCAACCCGTGACCGCCCTCTCCGGCGGCCAGCGCCAGCGCCTGGCCCTGGCCCGCTTGCTGCGGCAGGACCCGCTGCTGCTGCTGGCCGATGAACCCCTGGCCCACCTGGATCCGCGCCTGGCGCGCGACCTGCTGAGCCTGCTGCTGGAGCAGGCGAGTGGCCGCCGTGCCCTGCTGCTCAGCCTGCACCGTCCCGATCTGCTCGATGGCTTCGACCGGGTGGTGGCCCTGCGCCAGGGCCGCGTGGTGCTGGATGCGGCGCCCTCGGCCCTGGCGGGCCCCCAGCTGGCGGCCCTCTACCGCTCGCAGCCATGA
- a CDS encoding putative selenate ABC transporter substrate-binding protein has translation MPPLAVRPRLQRPGVPLALLAGLALAVAPAALPPRLQQAAPQLAGAQAQQKVLRISAIPDQNPEKLNRLYGLVADELSRQLKVPVKYVPVTDYTAAVSAFRTGDLDLVWFGGLTGVQARLQKPGARVLAQRDIDAAFTSVFIANTSAGLKPVRGVKGLAELKGKRFTFGSESSTSGRLMPQYYLSQAGVKLKDFAGGAPGFSGSHDATIALVQSGAYQAGAVNEQVWKSSLRSGKADRRKVSVIWRTPGYPDYHWIAQPNLDQRFGKGFTGKVQKAFVSLRRSNPQQAQILELFGAQQFVPAPVGQYSAIEKVGREIGKIR, from the coding sequence ATGCCACCTCTCGCTGTCCGCCCTCGCCTTCAACGCCCCGGGGTTCCGCTGGCCCTGCTGGCCGGCCTCGCCCTGGCCGTGGCGCCGGCGGCGCTGCCACCCCGGCTGCAGCAGGCCGCCCCCCAGCTCGCCGGCGCCCAGGCCCAGCAGAAGGTGCTGCGCATCAGCGCCATTCCCGATCAGAACCCCGAGAAGCTCAACCGCCTCTACGGGCTGGTGGCCGATGAGCTCAGCCGCCAGCTGAAGGTGCCCGTCAAGTACGTGCCCGTGACCGATTACACCGCCGCGGTCAGCGCCTTCCGCACCGGTGATCTGGACCTGGTCTGGTTCGGTGGCCTCACCGGCGTCCAGGCCCGTCTGCAGAAACCCGGCGCCCGGGTGCTGGCCCAGCGCGACATCGACGCCGCCTTCACCAGCGTCTTCATCGCCAACACTTCAGCGGGCCTCAAGCCGGTGCGCGGTGTGAAGGGCCTGGCGGAACTGAAGGGCAAGCGCTTCACCTTCGGCTCGGAGAGTTCCACCTCCGGCCGTCTGATGCCGCAGTACTACCTCAGCCAGGCCGGGGTGAAGCTCAAGGATTTCGCGGGGGGCGCCCCAGGCTTCAGTGGCAGCCACGACGCCACCATCGCCCTGGTGCAGAGCGGTGCCTACCAGGCCGGCGCGGTCAACGAGCAGGTGTGGAAGAGCAGCCTGCGCTCGGGCAAGGCCGATCGCCGCAAGGTGAGCGTGATCTGGCGCACCCCCGGCTATCCCGACTACCACTGGATCGCGCAGCCCAATCTGGATCAGCGCTTCGGCAAGGGCTTCACCGGCAAGGTGCAGAAGGCCTTCGTGAGCCTGCGCCGCAGCAACCCGCAGCAGGCCCAGATCCTGGAGCTGTTCGGGGCCCAGCAGTTCGTGCCGGCCCCTGTGGGTCAGTACAGCGCGATCGAGAAGGTGGGCCGCGAGATCGGCAAGATCCGCTGA
- a CDS encoding pyridoxal phosphate-dependent aminotransferase, whose translation MPRPLKLSARAEALHPSLTLAIAARAKQLRAEGQDICSLSAGEPDFDTPAFIRQAASEALEAGATRYGPAAGEPALREAIAVKLSEENGVPTKAEQVLVTNGGKQALFNLFQVLLGPGDEVLLPAPYWLSYPEMVRLAGASVRLLPSDAEHGFRLDPQQLEAAITPASRLLVLNSPSNPTGMVLSRPELEAIAAVLRRHPQVAVVCDEIYEFLLAPGHVHHSFAAVAPDLSDRVFIVNGFAKGWAMTGWRLGFLAGPSAVVNAAIALQSQSTSNVCSFAQFGALAAVSGPRDCVVEMARQFNERRALLHEGLASLPGLTLQPPEGAFYAFPDVSAHGLDSMTFCNRLLNEVGLALVPGVAFGDDRCVRLSCAASPSTLRDGLGRLRRFMSSL comes from the coding sequence ATGCCCCGCCCGTTGAAGCTCTCGGCCCGGGCCGAAGCCCTGCACCCTTCTCTCACCCTGGCCATCGCGGCCCGCGCCAAGCAGTTGCGCGCCGAGGGTCAGGACATCTGCAGCCTGAGCGCGGGCGAACCCGACTTCGACACCCCGGCCTTCATCCGCCAGGCGGCCAGCGAAGCCCTTGAGGCCGGTGCCACCCGCTATGGCCCGGCCGCCGGTGAGCCGGCCCTGCGCGAGGCGATCGCCGTCAAGCTGAGCGAGGAGAACGGGGTCCCCACCAAGGCCGAGCAGGTGCTGGTCACCAACGGCGGCAAACAGGCTCTGTTCAACCTCTTCCAGGTGCTGCTGGGCCCCGGTGATGAGGTGCTTCTCCCCGCCCCCTACTGGCTCAGCTACCCCGAGATGGTGCGGCTGGCCGGGGCCTCGGTGCGGCTGCTGCCCAGCGACGCCGAGCACGGCTTCCGCCTCGATCCTCAGCAGCTGGAGGCGGCGATCACCCCGGCCAGCCGCCTGCTGGTGCTCAACAGCCCCTCCAATCCCACCGGGATGGTGCTCAGCCGCCCGGAGCTGGAGGCCATCGCCGCTGTGCTGCGCCGCCATCCCCAGGTGGCGGTGGTCTGCGACGAGATCTATGAATTCCTGCTGGCCCCGGGCCATGTGCACCACAGCTTCGCGGCGGTGGCACCCGATCTGAGCGATCGGGTGTTCATCGTCAACGGCTTCGCCAAGGGCTGGGCCATGACCGGCTGGAGGCTGGGCTTCCTGGCCGGCCCCAGCGCCGTGGTGAACGCCGCGATCGCCCTGCAGAGCCAGAGCACGAGCAACGTCTGCTCCTTCGCCCAGTTCGGTGCCCTGGCGGCGGTGAGCGGCCCGCGTGACTGCGTTGTGGAGATGGCCCGGCAGTTCAATGAGCGACGCGCCCTGCTGCATGAGGGGCTCGCCTCCCTGCCGGGGCTCACCCTGCAGCCGCCGGAGGGGGCTTTCTATGCCTTTCCCGATGTCAGCGCCCACGGGCTCGATTCGATGACCTTCTGCAACCGCCTCCTCAACGAGGTGGGCCTGGCCCTCGTCCCTGGGGTCGCGTTCGGCGACGACCGCTGTGTGCGTCTCTCCTGCGCCGCTTCCCCCTCCACCCTGCGCGATGGTCTGGGCCGGCTCCGCCGCTTCATGTCCTCCCTCTGA
- a CDS encoding uracil-DNA glycosylase family protein: MEGDPGGVRLDTARRDAALRELAGGCAACRRCSLADGRGQVVVSRGDPGAALMVIGEGPGAQEDASGSPFVGRAGQLLDRMLASVGIDSNRDAYICNVVKCRPPENRKPTPQEMAACLPWLLQQVELVQPQVVLLAGATAVEGVLGIKGGITRLRGQWRPWQGRWCLPIFHPSYLLRNPSREPETPKWHTWQDLKAVRRRLDELRAAPDPARDSSGDP; the protein is encoded by the coding sequence GTGGAGGGTGATCCCGGCGGGGTGCGGCTGGACACGGCGCGGCGGGACGCGGCGCTGCGGGAACTCGCCGGTGGCTGCGCCGCCTGCCGCCGCTGCTCCCTGGCGGACGGCCGGGGGCAGGTGGTCGTGAGCCGGGGTGACCCCGGTGCCGCCCTGATGGTGATCGGTGAGGGCCCCGGCGCCCAGGAAGACGCCAGCGGCTCCCCCTTCGTGGGCCGGGCGGGGCAGCTGCTCGATCGGATGCTCGCCAGCGTCGGCATTGACAGCAACCGCGACGCCTACATCTGCAACGTGGTGAAGTGCCGTCCGCCTGAGAACCGCAAACCCACGCCCCAGGAGATGGCCGCCTGCCTGCCCTGGCTGCTGCAGCAGGTGGAGCTGGTGCAGCCGCAGGTGGTGCTGCTGGCCGGCGCCACCGCGGTGGAAGGAGTGCTGGGAATCAAGGGAGGCATCACCCGCCTGCGGGGCCAGTGGCGGCCGTGGCAGGGGCGCTGGTGTCTGCCGATCTTTCACCCCTCCTATCTGCTGCGCAATCCCTCGCGGGAGCCGGAGACACCCAAGTGGCACACCTGGCAGGACCTCAAGGCGGTCAGGCGCCGCCTCGACGAGCTCAGGGCCGCCCCGGACCCCGCTCGGGATTCGTCAGGCGACCCCTGA
- the ispG gene encoding (E)-4-hydroxy-3-methylbut-2-enyl-diphosphate synthase — protein sequence MTGTLARPDTSLPGLPADWASNPRYDTLIHRRKTRSVRVGDVWVGSEHPVVVQSMINEDTLDIEGATAGIRRLHEAGSEIVRLTVPSLAHAKAVGEIRRRLEDSYRPVPLVADVHHNGMKIALEVAQHVDKVRINPGLYVFDKPDPNRTEFTPEEVEAIGARIQATLEPLVSLLREQDKALRIGVNHGSLAERMLFTYGDTPLGMVESAMEFIHICDRLDFHNIVVSMKASRAPVMLAAYRMMADRMDAGGFHYPLHLGVTEAGDGDYGRIKSTAGIATLLAEGLGDTIRVSLTEAPEKEIPVCYSILQALGLRKTMVEYVACPSCGRTLFNLEEVLHVVRNATAHLTGLDIAVMGCIVNGPGEMADADYGYVGKTPGTISLYRGRDEIRRVPEAEGVEALIALIKEDGRWVDP from the coding sequence ATGACCGGCACCCTCGCCCGCCCCGACACCAGCCTTCCGGGGCTCCCCGCCGACTGGGCCAGCAACCCCCGCTACGACACCCTGATCCACCGCCGCAAGACCCGCAGCGTGCGGGTGGGAGACGTCTGGGTCGGCAGCGAGCACCCCGTGGTGGTGCAGTCGATGATCAACGAGGACACGCTCGACATCGAGGGCGCCACCGCCGGCATCCGCCGTCTGCATGAGGCCGGTAGCGAGATCGTGCGGCTCACGGTGCCCAGCCTGGCCCATGCCAAGGCGGTGGGCGAGATCCGCAGGCGCCTGGAAGACAGCTACCGCCCGGTGCCCCTGGTGGCGGACGTGCATCACAACGGCATGAAGATCGCCCTGGAGGTGGCCCAGCACGTCGACAAGGTGCGCATCAACCCTGGCCTCTACGTGTTCGACAAGCCCGATCCCAACCGCACCGAGTTCACCCCCGAGGAAGTGGAGGCGATCGGTGCACGCATCCAGGCCACCCTCGAACCCCTGGTGAGCCTGCTCCGGGAGCAGGACAAGGCCCTGCGCATCGGCGTCAACCACGGCTCCCTGGCGGAGCGGATGCTGTTCACCTACGGCGACACGCCGCTGGGCATGGTGGAGAGCGCCATGGAGTTCATCCACATCTGTGATCGCCTCGACTTCCACAACATCGTGGTGTCGATGAAGGCCTCGCGGGCGCCGGTGATGCTGGCCGCCTACCGGATGATGGCCGACCGGATGGATGCCGGCGGCTTCCATTACCCCCTGCACCTGGGAGTCACCGAAGCGGGCGATGGCGACTACGGCCGCATCAAGAGCACGGCCGGCATCGCCACCCTCCTGGCCGAAGGCCTCGGCGACACCATCCGGGTCTCGCTCACCGAGGCGCCCGAGAAGGAGATCCCGGTCTGCTACTCGATCCTTCAGGCCCTGGGCCTCAGGAAAACGATGGTGGAATACGTGGCCTGCCCCAGCTGCGGCCGCACCCTCTTCAATCTGGAGGAGGTGCTGCACGTGGTTCGCAACGCCACGGCCCACCTCACCGGCCTGGACATCGCCGTGATGGGCTGCATCGTCAACGGACCCGGCGAGATGGCCGACGCCGACTACGGCTACGTGGGCAAGACCCCCGGCACCATCTCCCTCTACCGCGGCCGCGACGAGATCCGCCGGGTTCCCGAGGCCGAGGGCGTGGAGGCCCTGATCGCCCTGATCAAGGAGGACGGCCGCTGGGTCGATCCCTGA
- a CDS encoding S41 family peptidase, translating to MGRGRTGIAVLAGLGACATAVIVGTDWLGSPSAASLITDSPKEVMDQAWQIVFRDYLDTTGKYTPDQWRKLRRDLLAKSYGSTKESYEAIRGMLGTLDDPYTRFMDPREFKEMQIDTSGELSGVGIQLSLDKETKELVVVSPIDGSPASEAGVQPKDVIVSIDGKSTKGMSTEDAVKLIRGQAGTKVTLELRRNSKVVSVPLTRARIELHAVEHQINTGPDGIKVGYIRLKQFNANAAKDMRAALRDLEQKGVQGYVLDLRSNPGGLLMASVEIARQLLDEGIIVSTRTRDGIQDVRRANGRALTKSPIVVLVNEGSASASEILSGALQDNKRAVLVGQKTFGKGLVQSVRGLSDGSGMTVTIAKYLTPSGRDIHKHGIAPDVSVKLSEAEAAKLKLEDLGTSKDVQYRAAESTLVKKLRETSASRTTFNPTSANLPAALKTPGTSTP from the coding sequence ATGGGCAGGGGTCGCACCGGGATCGCCGTTCTCGCCGGACTGGGTGCCTGCGCCACCGCCGTGATCGTCGGCACCGACTGGCTGGGCTCCCCCAGCGCCGCCTCCCTGATCACCGACAGTCCCAAGGAGGTGATGGATCAGGCGTGGCAGATCGTCTTCCGCGACTACCTCGACACCACCGGCAAATACACCCCCGATCAATGGCGCAAACTGCGCCGCGACCTTCTCGCCAAGAGCTACGGCAGCACCAAGGAAAGCTATGAGGCGATCCGGGGGATGCTCGGCACCCTCGATGATCCCTACACCCGCTTCATGGATCCGCGGGAGTTCAAGGAGATGCAGATCGACACCTCCGGAGAACTCTCCGGGGTGGGCATCCAGCTGAGCCTCGACAAGGAGACCAAGGAACTTGTGGTGGTCTCGCCGATCGACGGCTCGCCGGCCTCCGAAGCCGGTGTGCAGCCGAAGGATGTGATCGTCTCGATCGACGGCAAGAGCACCAAGGGCATGAGCACCGAGGATGCGGTCAAGCTGATCCGCGGTCAGGCCGGCACCAAGGTCACCCTGGAGCTGCGTCGCAACAGCAAAGTAGTCTCCGTGCCGCTCACCCGCGCCCGCATCGAGCTGCATGCGGTCGAGCACCAGATCAACACCGGGCCCGACGGCATCAAGGTGGGGTACATCCGCCTGAAGCAGTTCAACGCCAACGCCGCCAAGGACATGCGCGCCGCCCTGCGCGACCTGGAGCAGAAAGGCGTGCAGGGCTACGTGCTCGACCTGCGCAGCAACCCCGGTGGTCTGCTGATGGCCAGCGTGGAGATTGCCCGTCAGCTGCTGGATGAGGGCATCATCGTCTCGACCCGGACCCGCGACGGCATCCAGGACGTGCGCCGCGCCAACGGCCGCGCCCTGACCAAATCACCGATCGTGGTGCTCGTGAACGAGGGCTCCGCCAGCGCCAGCGAGATTCTCTCCGGTGCTCTGCAGGACAACAAACGCGCCGTGCTGGTGGGCCAGAAAACCTTCGGCAAGGGCCTGGTTCAGTCGGTGAGGGGTCTCTCCGATGGCTCCGGCATGACCGTGACCATCGCCAAGTACCTCACCCCCAGTGGCCGCGACATCCACAAGCACGGCATCGCCCCGGATGTGTCGGTGAAGCTGAGCGAGGCCGAGGCCGCCAAGCTCAAGCTGGAGGATCTGGGCACCTCCAAGGATGTCCAGTACCGCGCAGCCGAATCGACCCTGGTCAAGAAGCTGCGTGAAACCAGCGCCTCCCGGACCACCTTCAATCCCACCAGTGCCAACCTGCCGGCGGCTCTGAAGACCCCTGGGACCAGCACGCCCTGA